The Syntrophales bacterium genome includes a window with the following:
- a CDS encoding metal-dependent hydrolase → MTRANHTLSGILLAEGIIAFISPGLLTIAGISYVLQDKAMCVAVPPIIVGSMVGAVFPDIDLRIPGLEHRTLTHWFIPYVAGILLAYFLVYSWVLFFCTGALVHILLDSLSLMGVPIWTPFGKRKGFRIMRVGNFSEVIAALLMVVCMYGIWAITTI, encoded by the coding sequence ATGACCAGAGCAAACCACACACTATCAGGAATACTTTTGGCCGAAGGAATAATCGCTTTCATCAGTCCCGGTCTTCTCACGATTGCGGGGATTTCTTACGTGCTTCAGGATAAAGCAATGTGTGTAGCGGTTCCACCTATAATTGTAGGTTCCATGGTTGGCGCCGTTTTTCCTGATATTGACCTTCGCATACCGGGTCTGGAGCACAGGACTTTAACTCACTGGTTTATTCCCTATGTAGCAGGAATTTTACTGGCATATTTTCTGGTCTATTCCTGGGTACTGTTCTTTTGCACCGGCGCCCTGGTTCACATCCTTTTGGACTCACTCAGCCTGATGGGAGTACCGATCTGGACCCCCTTCGGGAAGCGCAAGGGATTTAGAATCATGAGGGTGGGAAATTTTTCGGAAGTGATCGCCGCGTTGCTGATGGTTGTGTGTATGTATGGGATTTGGGCAATAACCACAATATAA